One Camelina sativa cultivar DH55 chromosome 3, Cs, whole genome shotgun sequence genomic window carries:
- the LOC104776527 gene encoding uncharacterized protein LOC104776527, translating into MALNESTHEFDMKSQADDLFKDFMKGLKNNDKVEIEAEDWEKRETTMNVTSNDFLRKYKLKIAATITPMDDGDGSRVKWNVVKFEKIPDDIHVDPHISTNTNPRTYDVYRKSPAEELFKTFMEAVNYDDEVEIEAQDWTNRKTTVKLISSYILRNYKTFKITIVVTPSEDGDGSHLKWTVVGEKISDDSDDPFLAINTAAYIIQMIDAKTLK; encoded by the exons atggCATTAAACGAATCTACTCATGAGTTTGACATGAAGTCTCAGGCGGACGACCTGTTTAAAGATTTCATGAAAGGATTAAAAAACAATG ATAAGGTGGAGATCGAGGCTGAGGATTGGGAGAAAAGAGAAACTACGATGAATGTGACCAGCAATGATTTTTTGAGGaagtacaaattaaaaataGCCGCCACCATTACTCCTATGGATGACGGTGATGGCAGTCGTGTGAAATGGAACGTCGTCAAGTTCGAGAAGATTCCCGATGACATCCACGTCGATCCACACATCTCCACCAACACAAATCCCAGAACTTATGATGTTTATCGTAAGTCTCCGGCAGAAGAATTGTTTAAAACTTTCATGGAAGCAGTAAATTATGATG ATGAGGTGGAGATCGAGGCTCAGGATTGGACGAATAGGAAAACCACGGTAAAACTCATTTCCAGTTATATCTTGAGGAACTACAAGACGTTCAAAATAACCATCGTCGTTACGCCTTCGGAAGATGGTGATGGTAGCCACTTGAAATGGACCGTAGTGGGCGAAAAGATTTCTGATGACAGCGATGACCCATTTTTAGCCATCAACACAGCTGCTTATATAATCCAGATGATCGATGCCAAAACCCTTAAATAA
- the LOC104778844 gene encoding uncharacterized protein At1g24010-like: MEGFQISEWFNTLIIPDLIDSDDDDEDEANSRDPDYFTKLEGTMTVIQTEGCDGGRAIWTIQYEKLPDLIDSTSDDDDDIKDSRFIMDTTTRYFQAIDERIFSNP; this comes from the exons ATGGAGGGCTTTCAGATCTCGGAGTGGTTCAACACGCTGATAATACCTGATCTCATcgacagtgatgatgatgatgaagacgaggCCAACTCGCGAGACCCAGATTACTTCACGAAGCTCGAAGGAACCATGACCGTCATTCAGACGGAAGGCTGTGACGGTGGCCGAGCAATATGGACCATACAGTATGAGAAG TTACCTGATCTCATCGATAGTactagtgatgatgatgatgacatcaaGGATTCACGATTCATCATGGACACTACTACAAGATACTTTCAAGCGATTGATGAGAGAATCTTCTCAAATCCTTAG
- the LOC104776525 gene encoding uncharacterized protein At1g24000-like — protein sequence MALHGTWSGKLDIKSPAARFFKSFTDDIIYPTEGIAEEVFESIESEKRTVTIKMSDRLISEKYKSVKATITVTPREDGDGSQVVWTIECSKISSDIDDPQFIIDTLVNFLKETDENLLP from the exons ATGGCACTACATGGAACTTGGTCTGGGAAGCTTGACATTAAGTCTCCGGCAGCCAGATTCTTTAAATCTTTCACCGACGACATCATCTACCCTACTGAGGGAATAG CCGAGGAGGTGTTTGAGTCGATAGAATCGGAGAAGAGAACAGTGACGATCAAAATGAGTGACCGTCTGATCTCAGAAAAATACAAGTCGGTCAAAGCAACAATCACCGTTACGCCTAGAGAAGACGGAGACGGTAGCCAGGTGGTGTGGACCATCGAATGCAGTAAGATTAGCTCTGACATCGACGATCCACAATTCATCATCGACACTCTTGTTAATTTCTTAAAGGAGACTGATGAGAATCTTCTTCCATAA
- the LOC104776528 gene encoding uncharacterized protein At1g24010-like → MTLGGYISVEFDIKSPAYRFCQGYMKIAKPTRNKALAEEVPTEKKKIHLRMEGFQISEWFKTLAIPFSHSTIDHEEAKSRNPDTYKKLEGTMRVIHTEGNDGGRAIWTVEYEKISDDIKDPRFIVDSTAIYFQAMDENIFSQLQNDLK, encoded by the exons atgaCACTAGGAGGATATATCTCTGTTGAGTTTGATATTAAGTCTCCGGCGTATAGATTCTGTCAAGGTTACATGAAGATAGCGaaacccacaagaaacaaaG CTTTGGCTGAGGAGGTACctacagagaagaaaaaaattcatttaagaATGGAGGGCTTTCAGATCTCGGAGTGGTTCAAGACTCTTGCAATACCTTTCAGCCACAGTACTATTGATCATGAAGAGGCCAAGTCGAGAAACCCGGATACCTACAAGAAGCTCGAAGGAACCATGAGAGTCATTCACACGGAAGGTAATGACGGTGGCCGAGCAATCTGGACCGTAGAGTATGAGAAGATTAGCGATGACATCAAGGACCCACGTTTCATCGTCGACAGTACTGCAATATACTTTCAGGCGATGGATGAGAATATCTTCTCACAACTTCAGAATGATCTGAAATAG
- the LOC109132253 gene encoding uncharacterized protein At1g24010-like, whose amino-acid sequence MTLGGYLSIEFDIKSPAYRFCQGYMKIAKPTKNKALAEEVPTEKKKIHLRMEGFQISEWFKTLAIPFSHSTIDHEEAKSRNPDNYKKLEGTMTVIHTEGNDGGRAFWTVEYEKISDDIKDPRFIVDSTAIYFQAMDENIFSQL is encoded by the exons atgaCACTAGGAGGATATCTCTCTATTGAGTTTGATATCAAGTCTCCGGCGTATAGATTCTGTCAAGGTTACATGAAGATAGCGAAACCCACAAAAAACAAAG CTTTGGCTGAGGAGGTACctacagagaagaaaaaaattcatttaagaATGGAGGGCTTTCAGATCTCGGAGTGGTTCAAGACTCTCGCAATACCTTTCAGCCACAGTACTATTGATCATGAAGAGGCCAAGTCGAGAAACCCGGATAACTACAAGAAGCTCGAAGGAACCATGACCGTCATTCACACGGAAGGTAATGACGGTGGCCGAGCATTCTGGACCGTAGAGTATGAGAAGATTAGCGATGACATCAAGGACCCACGTTTCATCGTCGACAGTACTGCAATATACTTTCAGGCGATGGATGAGAATATCTTCTCACAACTTTAG